cgGAAGTGTtttactttaatgattttacttcCTCAGTTGCATTGCCATGTTGGTGTTATTTATTTCAGGCGGCACTATTCTTGGTAAATCAACATGTGAAAACTTGTGTTTCTCGGCGTGCAGTCACACTACAGGATATGGGCCAGTGTTAAACTTCCACGATCAAACGCGGTCGGCAGGAGGATCCAGTAGTGGAAGCGCAGTTCTGGTATGTATGGCATTCATACAAACAAATCATCAAAGGCGTCAAGCTAACAAGTATTTTGTAAActgttttcaaataaaaaagaaaaccttAAAGCATATCTTACAGAGCTGTGTGCCACAGAGGGGGAGATGCCCAACTACAGTCTGTCCACGTAGAACCGGGGGGTCacccccattgtggcctgtacaccatcacgtttttattatcgcggatggtgtacaggccacaatgggagtgacaaagtaaatagacctcggaaacttgaggtatgagaataattattatttcagtgcaatgcgtgtgtaaatgcttctttggcgcgccaactactgcgcgatttgtacttgtcgAGCGCACCAcactctttacgcgtcgcgttttttttttgacatgtagtgcgtgtgacgcaaagcgacccccgatgccacatgTTTGGTTTGTACTTCAATGTGGACAGACTGTCGTTTAGGCTACATGCGAAAATGCAAGTTCCCTTCTCGATGTGCCACAAGTATTTTCTTGCCCATTATTAGGCTgagtcataaacatgataaataggaGAACAAAAGGATAGGACTACTTAAATTTTCATCTGTATAGATCCAgggtaaagaagaaataaacaaagaaacaaacaagcaTGTCAAAACCGTAATCATGAGGATCTTAATTTGCACACCGACCATTTGGCTACTTTAGCTACATATTGAGTATGAAAAAGAGAATATAAGGCTCTTTCTATAACATTCTTCGATAAAAAGAAAGTGAATTTGTGATTTAAGACTAGTGAATGTGGATGCATGGATATGCATTCTTTTTACATTTCGGAATGCTAGAACAATTAATCAAGACATATGCATGCAatgtgtcatcatggtcatgatgAGTCAAAACATTCGTGACAAtaccatttttttgtgtgtatctTGCGGCTTATACACATTTCAAATTGTCTTTTTAGGTCATGGCTGGTGAAGTGGATATGGCCATTGGTGGTGATCAAGGTGGTTCGGTTCGACTGCCATCCTGCTGGAATGGGTCTGTTGGAATTAAGGGAACATGGGGTCTTGTGCCTTATACAGGAGCAGCGGCTATTGAGCCAACGATTGACCACTTAGGACCCATCGCAAGGACGGTACATGACTGTGCTCTCATGCTGGAGGTAAATCACTAAGGGACGcatcattagattctcagggggggggatTGGGAGTTttggtcaggcagaatttttttcgctatgagttataaaatattggactcgactacccaatattttaaaactcatagctcgaccaataaatatgggctcaagcgatccaattttatatcaaagttgggtgggggtaattttatttttactcatcagtgaggcaaaaaaattttcgtctcactagtgggcgaagttggtTTTTTGgggggcgaagttttttttcttcaaaaaactcccatggcCCCCCCCCAGGAAATCTAATGGTGTGCCCCTAAGTAAACCTTGCCCTCTTCTTTCTATTTCGAATGGGCtattcattcaggtaaccccaatccgtgtggatttcatctggaatagccaaattcGTTTACAAAGTTTCCCAGTCGGTTTCTTTTTTAAGCTCAGTCTAATTGTGTATGGTGTTACTATATTCAATAATTTGCTATGCATTTGCTGTATTTCGTAATTATTTCGATCATAATCAGGTTTGTTTGACATTCCTTTATAGGTGATTGCTGGATATGACAATGGATTGGACCACCGTCAGCCTCCTAATATTGTTGTCCCTGACTATACTAAAGAGGTATGTCTATAACCAAAGTGGGTTAGAGATCCAAGTATTTtgtcgacataattcgcaaattCATATCTAGCCTTAAGAAATACTTGTCTATTTTCGTACCAGATTGAAGTGGATAACTTGAATGGTATGCGAATTGGGATTCTCCAGGAAGGATTTGGTCACGACGTATCCGAGGAGGCTGTGGATCGCATTGTAAGAGAAGCAGCAAAGAAGTTGACGAGTGTTGGGGCTAAGGTTGCAGATGTTTCGATTCCAATGCAAAAGCATTGTCAGTATACACTAGTACTATAACTACGTCTCACTAAAGGGAAATCATAGATTCATGTTTGGAGTATTTAGTTTCTTGAACAAACAGAGTAAACACCAACAACCACCGAACACCGTTAAAAGCCTCCGTTTTTACACAACATTCATATACGTAGATAATTTCAGTTTGTCTAGTGACCAATGTATTTTTGATTTCTAAACAGCTGGTGACATTTGGGCGGGGTTTGGATTGGAAGGAGCCTATCACTGTATGCTCAGAGGATCACGTAAGTATAGCAATCGCATTGTCCGAACAGCGAGCGAATCAGACTGAGCAGAGGCGCTTAGTGCCGATATTGAGGCGCGCAGAGCCGAGTCGTGAAGAGCGTCGACATCGAGACGGAAGGCAGTTAAAGTttagtacaagctgtatcaaaatgattggtacatcaCTTTTCATAATGGATAAGTCtggcacatcaaaattcaacatacaaGTATTCATTCTCAATACGTATATGATACAAAGTTATCTGCGATacaatatatatgtatataataaCCATTTCATTTTACTTTAACATATTTAAGTTCATGGACTCGGTTACAGAGGATATTATCCATCCAACAATATGAAGATATCAGGCGCAGCTTTGAAGCATGATACCAAGCATTTGTCAGATAAAGTCAAGGTAAGACCTAATAGATCGAGGTAACCATGTTAACTGTCATTTATGTTTCTCTTATAGTATTCTAAAACACCTATATAATATACTAAGACGCTGCACGCAATAAATTGGTTCTTGGTCGTGTTACCTTATATTTTATATGAGACCATGGAGGTATATGAGATGACGTGACAGAGcctttaaaataatacattgattcttcaattaaattttttttttaatcgttcAGATTGTCGAGTAATTGACTAATCGGGACCATTATGATAATTATAGTTTTTGTTATTGTTCAGTGTGAATAAGTTTCCATGTCATTTCAATAAAAAAGAAACACGACTTCGGGAGACAATCCGCTTCGCAATTGTTAGACTTATCATGATTATGTCGTCAATGTATAAACGCTGATTTAGAAAAGCACGTCAGAATAGAAGACGGGTTGGGTAGGTTATGAGTGACTAAATACCCTACTGTAAACAATCTGTAATTGACATTACTATGACATCTCTATGAAATtaattacaacttgtgaatctCCTTTTTTAGTCTGTGATGCTTACCGGTGCATACCTAAATGAGACATTCCATGGACAATACTACGGACGATGTCAGAACTTGGCACGCCTGTTACGCAAAGCATATGATGATGTTCTGAAAGACTATGACGTACTTATCATGCCAACCATTCCTTTTGTAGCTCAAAAACTGCCAAAAGAAGGGGAGATGACATTTGAAGGTAGGTTTTGATGTTACACACACCCATCCACTACAATACCTCTATTTTCAAAATCGACGCCCCAAAAGCTCgttcattatggctttaaacataCGGGATTTCTGTATCTAAATATAACATCTCATTCCATATTTTAGGTTTGAAACAGCTTAATGATTTTTTAGTGTCTAGATTGAATTATGCTACACGTTTTTATTCTCTTTTATACAGAGCGGTCAAACTACTGCGTAGATATGATACAAAACACCATGGCGGCTGATATAACAGGCCATCCAGCGCTTTCCATCAACGCAGGCTGGGTTGATAAGCTACCTGTAGGAATGACGATCGTAGGAAAACACTGGGATGAAACCACCGTCTTGAAAGTAGCACGCGctcatgaaaaaaattatgggAAGTAATTAGCgttaaaaaatttggcaaaacaaagAATCAAGTTAACCTCGagaaattaaaggaggatttcgtgatcctagcgtcctcttttatgacatttttcagtagatatccacggaaaaagcttattcccaaattttgagttgatttcgattttacgtttgcgagttatacatgattatgtgtattacactgctccacaggCCACTgttgtacagtatttcattctggtacaccagaacgaaattcaaatttgacgatatttttactaaacgaattaatctgcaagaaattgttgttggtacataaacattatgtagccagaggtttccagtggcataaaaatctcaacttttttgaaaaaggtggggggatgaggctgtggatcacgaaatgcccttttaagaatcaaaatcatattttcatgCAAAAAAGCTGCAGAAAATAGTTATCAATCATTAATTATTCGGCGatacaaaataaatgaaaattaatcTTCATTCAGTTTTGTAAAAACGTATACTCGCTTGTCATATGCGCCTTATTTGAACATAATCAGAAATAAAATCAACATCGATCACCTCATCTCTTGAATATTGCCC
The Amphiura filiformis chromosome 3, Afil_fr2py, whole genome shotgun sequence DNA segment above includes these coding regions:
- the LOC140147862 gene encoding amidase-like isoform X2, whose amino-acid sequence is MTESGKELKSELFQDPTVPGPTTDEVSALARRLNYSLSDDEIKQCHSLITDALKGFNRLDHLVEPTLPVKYPRTPGYRPTADENPYRAWYWRSTIKGADSGKLTGKKIAIKDNVMVAGVPMMNGCRALEGTVPDVDATVVTRLLDAGGTILGKSTCENLCFSACSHTTGYGPVLNFHDQTRSAGGSSSGSAVLVMAGEVDMAIGGDQGGSVRLPSCWNGSVGIKGTWGLVPYTGAAAIEPTIDHLGPIARTVHDCALMLEVIAGYDNGLDHRQPPNIVVPDYTKEIEVDNLNGMRIGILQEGFGHDVSEEAVDRIVREAAKKLTSVGAKVADVSIPMQKHSGDIWAGFGLEGAYHCMLRGSLHGLGYRGYYPSNNMKISGAALKHDTKHLSDKVKSVMLTGAYLNETFHGQYYGRCQNLARLLRKAYDDVLKDYDVLIMPTIPFVAQKLPKEGEMTFEERSNYCVDMIQNTMAADITGHPALSINAGWVDKLPVGMTIVGKHWDETTVLKVARAHEKNYGK